The Apostichopus japonicus isolate 1M-3 chromosome 6, ASM3797524v1, whole genome shotgun sequence genome contains a region encoding:
- the LOC139969100 gene encoding uncharacterized protein, whose amino-acid sequence MAVLRCVILALVFCTVAIVAAPMEDETFDDALVRRGFLKHLFHRFRHGKPAANEPGKRDFAGDDGEDKDALLDDLEEKMAALNPEGFDELTPEEKSLWHSLVHHANNAIHALGK is encoded by the exons ATGGCAGTTCTCCGGTGTGTGATCTTGGCGCTCGTCTTTTGCACTGTAGCAATCGTTG cTGCCCCGATGGAGGACGAAACTTTCGACGATGCTCTCGTTCGCCGAGGATTTTTGAAGCATCTGTTTCATCGTTTCCGGCATGGTAAGCCAGCAGCAAATGAGCCAGGAAAGAGGGACTTCGCTGGAGACGATGGGGAGGACAAAGATGCTTTGCTTGATGACTTAGAGGAGAAAATGGCTGCGTTGAATCCAGAGGGATTTGACGAACTAACCCCAGAAGAGAAAAGCTTGTGGCACTCACTGGTGCACCATGCAAACAACGCCATACACGCCCTTGGTAAATAA